In a genomic window of Nesterenkonia halotolerans:
- a CDS encoding type II secretion system F family protein, with translation MTTRAERAQSAERLRSEAGQLLRQYAALLQSGRSQPQAWADLSAHLRSRTPGHPLAEVCAQASAAEQAGLGAVVGLRRALQNSSAPADLRETEVLREVLVALISLHALSQTTGAPLSELCRRAAGALDEATALHAAIRTAAAGPGLTQLLLTLLPAGGLGMGMMMGASPLAVLLGTPWGAGALFLGSGMLALGRWWSSRLIRSVSQHV, from the coding sequence ATGACCACCAGGGCTGAGCGGGCACAAAGCGCCGAGCGCCTCCGCAGCGAGGCGGGGCAGTTGCTGCGACAGTACGCCGCACTGCTGCAGTCCGGGCGGTCACAGCCGCAGGCCTGGGCAGACCTGAGCGCCCATTTGCGCTCGCGGACGCCGGGGCATCCACTCGCCGAAGTCTGCGCGCAGGCGTCTGCGGCGGAACAGGCAGGTCTGGGTGCAGTCGTCGGGCTGCGCCGCGCTCTGCAGAACTCCAGTGCTCCCGCCGACCTTCGCGAGACCGAGGTTCTGCGCGAGGTGCTGGTCGCACTGATCAGCCTCCACGCGCTCTCACAGACGACAGGCGCGCCGCTCTCTGAGCTGTGCCGCAGAGCTGCAGGCGCACTCGATGAGGCGACTGCCCTGCACGCGGCGATTCGCACGGCGGCGGCCGGACCGGGGCTGACCCAGCTCTTGCTCACCCTTCTGCCGGCAGGCGGGCTGGGCATGGGAATGATGATGGGCGCCTCGCCGCTGGCGGTGCTGCTCGGAACACCGTGGGGAGCCGGAGCGCTCTTCTTGGGGTCGGGCATGCTGGCGCTGGGCCGGTGGTGGAGTTCACGGCTGATTCGTTCTGTGAGTCAGCATGTCTGA
- a CDS encoding type II secretion system F family protein: MSDPALLAPAVCALLLSLGVLIAVPSRTPTRTLPWAQLRDPRRTPAGGHPGAELSVLTRARAVLSRRRHEPAQSPDAATLLDLTAAMLRAGVGIEGALRRLAVDVPGAESLDRVHRALALGQEWEDAWRGVAHAPELKRFGENLAFAYSTGAPTAELLELTAVQERARRRQRIDEQAARLGVQMVLPLGLCFLPAFILLGVIPVVLGLMQELA; this comes from the coding sequence ATGTCTGACCCAGCACTGCTGGCTCCCGCGGTGTGCGCGCTGCTGCTGAGCCTCGGGGTGCTCATCGCCGTTCCGTCACGCACGCCGACGCGAACACTGCCGTGGGCGCAGCTGCGCGACCCGCGGCGGACACCAGCTGGCGGCCACCCGGGGGCAGAACTCTCGGTCCTGACCCGCGCACGCGCCGTTCTCTCCCGGCGTCGCCACGAACCCGCCCAGTCACCGGACGCGGCGACGCTGCTGGATCTCACCGCGGCCATGCTGCGAGCCGGGGTGGGTATCGAAGGGGCACTGCGCCGGCTCGCAGTCGACGTGCCCGGAGCGGAGTCGCTGGATCGCGTCCACCGAGCATTGGCGCTGGGCCAGGAGTGGGAGGATGCGTGGCGCGGCGTGGCCCATGCTCCCGAGCTGAAGCGCTTCGGTGAGAATCTGGCCTTCGCCTACTCCACCGGTGCCCCCACGGCGGAGCTTCTCGAACTCACCGCGGTCCAGGAGAGGGCACGACGCCGACAGCGCATCGACGAGCAGGCGGCCAGGCTCGGAGTCCAGATGGTCCTGCCATTGGGACTCTGCTTCCTGCCTGCCTTCATCCTGCTCGGAGTCATTCCGGTGGTCCTAGGCCTGATGCAGGAACTGGCGTAG
- a CDS encoding thiamine-binding protein, translating to MLVAFSVAPATADTPEGSVSAAVAEAVRIVRASGLPHETTSMFTTLEGEWDEVFEVIRRATDAVTAVSSRVSLVIKADIRPGFTHQLTEKVTRLEQQLNRE from the coding sequence ATGCTGGTCGCCTTCTCCGTCGCCCCTGCCACCGCTGACACCCCCGAGGGGTCCGTCAGTGCCGCCGTCGCCGAGGCGGTCCGCATCGTGCGGGCCTCGGGGCTTCCGCACGAGACCACCTCCATGTTCACCACCCTCGAGGGTGAGTGGGATGAGGTCTTCGAGGTCATCCGCCGCGCGACCGACGCCGTGACAGCGGTCAGTTCGCGCGTGAGCCTGGTGATCAAGGCAGACATCCGGCCCGGATTCACCCACCAGCTGACCGAGAAGGTCACCCGACTCGAGCAGCAGCTCAACCGCGAGTAA
- a CDS encoding DUF4031 domain-containing protein encodes MTVYIDPPSWPAHGTVFSHLISDTSLHELHDHAATAGISIRAFDQDHYDVPAHRYEDLVSRGAVPVSGRELTRILLRCGLRIPAAHRPEKLRPNLARAWSRLGQTLKTAEEKADDDAAPSPARDFDRHWELLGEELLDRWAEPHRSYHAMTHLAAVLRGVGTLDRAGELAHAQRPTVALAAWFHDAVYSGAPGSDEEASARLAETRLEPVLGSAAVSEAARLVRVTETHDPLPNDRNGAVLVDADLQILAQDPARYTQYTEAVRQDYQHVAEADFRQGRAQVLQRLLERPALFRTATGRARWEQQARVNLRAELELLTRG; translated from the coding sequence ATGACTGTCTATATCGACCCGCCCAGCTGGCCCGCGCATGGCACGGTCTTCTCACATCTGATCTCGGACACGTCCTTGCATGAGCTGCACGACCACGCGGCGACGGCAGGCATCAGCATCCGTGCCTTCGACCAGGATCACTACGACGTGCCGGCACACCGATACGAGGATCTGGTCTCCCGCGGCGCCGTCCCCGTCTCAGGCCGGGAGCTGACCAGGATCCTGCTGCGCTGCGGGCTGCGCATCCCCGCCGCGCACCGACCGGAGAAGCTGCGTCCGAACCTCGCCCGGGCCTGGTCCCGTCTGGGCCAGACTCTGAAGACCGCCGAGGAGAAGGCCGACGACGACGCCGCACCCTCCCCGGCCAGGGACTTCGACCGGCATTGGGAGCTGCTCGGGGAGGAACTGCTGGACCGGTGGGCTGAACCACACCGCAGCTATCACGCGATGACGCATCTCGCGGCCGTGCTGCGCGGCGTGGGCACGCTCGACCGCGCCGGGGAACTGGCGCACGCCCAGCGCCCCACGGTGGCTCTGGCCGCATGGTTCCACGACGCCGTCTACTCCGGTGCCCCGGGGTCGGACGAAGAGGCCTCAGCGCGGCTCGCCGAGACGCGGCTGGAGCCCGTGCTGGGTTCAGCAGCGGTGAGCGAGGCGGCGCGACTAGTCCGGGTCACCGAGACGCATGACCCTCTCCCGAATGATCGCAACGGTGCGGTGTTGGTGGACGCCGACCTGCAGATCCTGGCGCAGGACCCGGCTCGGTACACCCAGTACACCGAAGCGGTGCGCCAGGACTACCAGCACGTGGCAGAGGCGGACTTCCGCCAAGGCCGCGCCCAGGTGCTGCAGCGACTGCTGGAGCGGCCGGCGCTGTTCCGCACCGCTACGGGCAGAGCGCGGTGGGAGCAGCAGGCGCGGGTCAATCTGCGTGCGGAGCTGGAGCTGCTTACTCGCGGTTGA
- a CDS encoding TAXI family TRAP transporter solute-binding subunit has product MKMRRTAIAVTAAAALTLSACGGGEDEPAEGEAATGDEDSYTNELTFGTGSTAGTYFPLGDELAAIYQDNIEDVSVSAIETGGSADNLGGIYQEEMQLGLTQNDTAASGVAGEIPDLEDVQLDNFGWISNLYPEAAHIIVREDSGIESIEDLEGQTIAVGDAGSGTRAISDAILAAHGIEEGDYTAEVADFGSSTDMLADSQIDASIFVVGTPVAGLTQLAASTDVRLLGIEDDMTDAISENSGAESYDISADAYDFLDEDVTTVSVFAALVASTTQVSEDLAYEITAATFENAGDITLEVGENITEENALTGIGDVPLHPGAERYFEEQGIDLP; this is encoded by the coding sequence ATGAAGATGCGTCGCACCGCCATTGCGGTCACAGCTGCCGCCGCCCTGACTCTGTCCGCCTGTGGCGGAGGAGAGGACGAACCCGCCGAGGGAGAGGCCGCCACCGGAGATGAAGACAGCTACACGAACGAACTGACCTTCGGCACCGGCAGCACCGCCGGCACCTACTTCCCGCTCGGCGATGAGCTTGCGGCGATCTACCAGGACAACATCGAGGACGTCAGCGTCTCCGCCATCGAGACCGGCGGCTCCGCAGACAACCTGGGTGGCATCTACCAGGAAGAGATGCAGCTGGGCCTGACTCAGAATGACACCGCTGCCAGCGGAGTCGCCGGTGAGATCCCGGACCTCGAAGATGTGCAGCTGGACAACTTCGGCTGGATCTCGAACCTCTACCCTGAGGCCGCGCACATCATCGTCCGCGAAGACTCCGGCATCGAGTCCATCGAGGACCTCGAGGGTCAGACCATCGCCGTCGGTGACGCCGGCTCGGGAACTCGCGCCATCTCCGACGCGATCCTTGCAGCCCACGGGATCGAAGAGGGCGACTACACCGCTGAGGTGGCGGACTTCGGATCCTCCACGGACATGCTCGCCGACAGCCAGATCGACGCCTCCATCTTCGTGGTGGGCACCCCGGTGGCCGGTCTGACTCAGCTGGCAGCCTCCACCGATGTGCGGCTTCTGGGCATCGAAGATGACATGACCGACGCGATCTCCGAGAACTCCGGCGCCGAGTCCTATGACATCTCCGCAGATGCCTACGACTTCCTCGACGAGGACGTCACCACCGTCTCGGTGTTCGCGGCTCTTGTCGCTTCCACCACCCAGGTCAGCGAAGACCTCGCCTACGAGATCACCGCAGCGACCTTCGAGAACGCCGGCGACATCACACTCGAGGTCGGCGAGAACATCACGGAGGAGAACGCACTCACCGGCATCGGCGATGTGCCGCTGCACCCTGGTGCGGAGCGTTACTTCGAAGAGCAGGGCATTGACCTGCCGTGA
- a CDS encoding TRAP transporter permease: MTRSTAEKRSPAPADEQEPGVGAEERAAEVLRQHDTSSRFRTDLGFWTWIVGGISVAFTLYHLYYALERPFTGWIHGAIHLGGATSLVFMLYPASKRLLNAESSGVLWKDLLLGRGRGVPWYDALLAAAGIAVNLYIVFRYEYLVGNAVQILGFSNLDYTVAVAGTLLVLEATRRCVGLPIVIIASVAIVYGIFGNLSPIFPHRGRSWDAFATETFLSTRSIFGTPLQVSADFIFLFLLFAVVLLRTNIGQFFNDLAFRAAGKYTGGPAKAAVAASGLQGMVSGSSVANTVASGSFTIPIMKKAGFKPHFAAATEATASTGGQLMPPIMGAAAFIMAQNVPNVEYNELIVIAIIPSLLYFLGAFLSVHFEAKRQHIRGMPVEELPSIRGLITRIDLLLPLVVIVGTLLSGLTPTRAALLGIGTAIVLSFFRSSTRLNLRGFMELFVAAARTALPVIAACATAGIVAGTVTATGLGGQLGRGLVAIAGGNFLLVLFFVMIACIILGMGLPTTANYVVTASVAAPILYNNFDVPLIAAHMFVFFFGILADITPPVCLAAYAGAGIANANPMRAGVAAVKIALAGFLIPYVFILQPALLLQGSWDELTVSLLTVIVGMIALASGLAGYLFLRATIIERVLLIAGGLLLIYPDLLISVVGMVALAIGVVLQFARRGRGDPEPADKDSDDDAPTEARTTTVSADAAPRGA, translated from the coding sequence GTGACACGCAGCACTGCTGAAAAGCGTTCCCCGGCTCCTGCTGATGAGCAGGAGCCGGGGGTCGGCGCCGAGGAGAGGGCGGCCGAGGTCCTTCGGCAGCACGACACCTCCAGCCGGTTCCGCACGGATCTGGGCTTCTGGACATGGATCGTGGGCGGCATCTCCGTGGCCTTCACGCTCTACCACCTCTACTACGCGCTGGAGCGGCCCTTCACGGGCTGGATCCACGGCGCCATCCACTTGGGCGGCGCCACCTCGCTGGTGTTCATGCTCTACCCGGCGAGCAAGCGGCTGCTCAACGCAGAGTCCAGCGGAGTCCTCTGGAAGGACCTGCTCCTGGGTCGCGGACGCGGCGTCCCGTGGTACGACGCGCTGCTCGCGGCCGCCGGCATCGCGGTCAACCTCTACATCGTCTTCCGCTACGAGTACCTCGTGGGCAATGCGGTGCAGATCCTCGGCTTCAGCAACCTCGACTACACCGTCGCGGTCGCCGGCACGCTGCTGGTGCTGGAGGCGACCCGCCGCTGCGTGGGTCTGCCCATCGTCATCATCGCCAGCGTGGCCATCGTCTACGGGATCTTCGGCAATCTGAGCCCGATCTTCCCGCACCGCGGCCGGTCCTGGGATGCCTTTGCCACCGAGACCTTCCTCTCCACGCGCTCGATCTTCGGCACTCCGCTGCAGGTCTCCGCAGACTTCATCTTCTTGTTCCTGCTCTTCGCCGTGGTGCTGCTGCGCACGAACATCGGCCAGTTCTTCAACGACCTGGCCTTCCGTGCGGCCGGCAAGTACACCGGTGGACCGGCCAAGGCCGCCGTCGCCGCCTCGGGTCTCCAGGGCATGGTGTCAGGGTCCTCCGTGGCGAACACCGTGGCCTCGGGCTCCTTCACGATTCCGATCATGAAGAAGGCCGGCTTCAAGCCGCATTTCGCCGCCGCCACCGAGGCCACGGCCTCCACCGGCGGGCAGCTGATGCCGCCGATCATGGGCGCTGCGGCGTTCATCATGGCGCAGAACGTGCCCAACGTGGAGTACAACGAGCTGATCGTCATCGCGATCATTCCCTCGCTGCTCTACTTCCTGGGTGCCTTCCTCTCGGTGCACTTCGAAGCGAAGCGCCAGCACATCCGCGGCATGCCCGTGGAGGAGCTGCCCAGCATCCGCGGGCTGATCACGCGGATCGACCTGCTGCTGCCCCTGGTGGTCATCGTGGGCACGCTGCTCTCGGGGCTGACCCCCACCCGTGCGGCGCTGCTGGGCATCGGCACAGCCATCGTGCTGAGCTTCTTCCGTTCATCCACCAGGCTCAACCTCCGTGGCTTCATGGAGCTCTTCGTCGCCGCGGCGCGCACCGCGCTGCCGGTGATCGCAGCCTGCGCCACCGCCGGAATCGTCGCGGGCACGGTCACGGCCACCGGCCTGGGCGGCCAGCTCGGCCGCGGCCTCGTCGCGATCGCAGGAGGCAACTTCCTGCTGGTGCTCTTCTTCGTGATGATCGCCTGCATCATCCTGGGCATGGGCCTGCCGACCACCGCGAACTACGTGGTCACCGCCTCGGTGGCGGCACCGATCTTGTACAACAACTTCGATGTCCCGCTGATCGCGGCCCACATGTTCGTGTTCTTCTTCGGCATCCTGGCGGACATCACTCCGCCGGTCTGCCTCGCGGCCTACGCCGGCGCCGGCATCGCGAACGCGAACCCGATGCGGGCAGGTGTGGCCGCGGTGAAGATCGCGCTGGCCGGCTTCCTGATCCCGTATGTGTTCATCCTGCAGCCGGCACTTCTGCTGCAGGGCAGCTGGGATGAGCTGACCGTGTCGCTGCTGACCGTGATCGTAGGAATGATCGCGCTCGCCTCCGGGCTGGCGGGTTATCTGTTCCTCCGGGCCACGATCATCGAGCGCGTGCTGCTGATCGCGGGTGGCCTGCTGCTGATCTACCCGGATCTGCTGATCTCGGTGGTCGGCATGGTCGCCCTCGCCATCGGCGTGGTTCTGCAGTTTGCCCGCCGTGGTCGAGGAGATCCCGAGCCTGCGGACAAGGACTCCGACGACGACGCGCCCACCGAGGCTAGAACCACCACCGTGAGCGCGGACGCCGCGCCTCGCGGGGCCTGA
- a CDS encoding Lrp/AsnC family transcriptional regulator, whose product MVTAFVMMKTDPHRIPESAQDIANIEEVQAVYSVTGKWDLVAMVKTPNLEDLSDLVPAKIAKVATVHDTETMVAFRTYSDQELEASFSLGGE is encoded by the coding sequence ATGGTCACCGCATTCGTCATGATGAAGACCGATCCGCACCGGATCCCCGAATCGGCGCAGGACATCGCCAATATCGAAGAGGTCCAGGCGGTGTACTCCGTGACCGGAAAATGGGATCTCGTCGCGATGGTCAAGACGCCGAATCTCGAGGATCTCAGCGATCTGGTGCCGGCGAAGATCGCCAAGGTCGCCACCGTGCACGACACCGAGACGATGGTCGCGTTCCGCACCTACTCCGATCAGGAGCTGGAGGCCAGCTTCAGCCTCGGCGGCGAATAA
- the menC gene encoding o-succinylbenzoate synthase, which translates to MRAVEIVLHDVELPLRHAFETSSHRKSSLRHLLVEMIDADGTVGWGEIASPAGPFYAPETTTTAWQTATEHLIPAVLGADWKHPDEIAGLYGKVRGNFFAKAGVEMAAWAMWSAAESIPLARALGGERESVVAGVSLGIEPSIEALLAEVTRHVESGYPRVKLKIAPGWDVEPVRAVREAFPDLDVHVDANGAYPGSQEPGGEQAFEVLSSLDPFKLTMIEQPFAPKNFLDHALLTAEIETPVCLDESVETLDDLRTALALKAGNVLNIKVSRMGGLSAARDAHAMASEAGWPVWCGGMHEFGVGRAANVAISSLPGFTLPSDVSASEKYYAEDIIDPPVTAEQGIVQVPTVAGLGHSVRTEVIAAHETRQQRFQV; encoded by the coding sequence ATGCGCGCCGTCGAGATTGTGCTCCACGATGTTGAACTTCCCCTGCGACATGCCTTCGAGACCAGCTCTCACCGCAAGTCCTCGCTGCGACACCTGCTGGTCGAGATGATCGACGCGGACGGGACCGTCGGCTGGGGCGAGATCGCCTCCCCCGCCGGCCCGTTCTACGCCCCCGAGACGACGACGACGGCGTGGCAGACCGCCACGGAGCATCTGATCCCCGCCGTGCTCGGCGCAGATTGGAAGCATCCTGACGAGATCGCGGGTCTCTACGGCAAGGTGCGCGGCAACTTCTTCGCCAAGGCCGGCGTCGAGATGGCGGCGTGGGCGATGTGGAGCGCCGCGGAATCGATCCCGTTGGCCCGTGCACTCGGGGGTGAGCGCGAATCCGTCGTCGCCGGGGTCTCGCTCGGCATCGAGCCCAGCATCGAGGCGCTCCTCGCCGAGGTCACGCGCCATGTGGAGTCGGGCTACCCCCGGGTCAAGCTCAAGATCGCGCCAGGTTGGGATGTGGAGCCCGTGCGCGCAGTCCGCGAGGCATTTCCGGACCTGGACGTGCATGTGGATGCCAACGGCGCCTACCCGGGAAGCCAGGAGCCGGGCGGCGAGCAGGCCTTTGAGGTGCTCAGCTCTCTGGACCCGTTCAAGCTGACCATGATCGAGCAGCCCTTCGCGCCGAAGAACTTCCTCGACCACGCGCTGCTCACCGCGGAGATCGAGACCCCCGTCTGCCTGGACGAATCCGTGGAGACCCTCGATGACCTGCGCACCGCCTTGGCGCTGAAGGCCGGCAACGTGCTGAACATCAAGGTCTCACGGATGGGCGGGCTCAGCGCCGCCCGGGACGCGCACGCCATGGCCTCAGAAGCCGGCTGGCCTGTCTGGTGCGGAGGGATGCATGAGTTCGGAGTCGGGCGCGCGGCGAACGTGGCGATCTCCTCACTGCCCGGATTCACCCTGCCTTCGGACGTCTCGGCTTCGGAGAAGTACTACGCCGAGGACATCATCGATCCACCGGTCACCGCCGAGCAGGGCATCGTCCAGGTGCCCACCGTCGCCGGGCTCGGGCACAGCGTGCGCACCGAGGTCATCGCCGCCCATGAGACTCGACAGCAGCGCTTCCAGGTCTGA
- a CDS encoding MurR/RpiR family transcriptional regulator, with product MSPESTRTERDLSTSPEESWSSRRGPDNPAARFGATLSPRASAKSLQARLIRKERENLERVFAGIEDDDALARTAGVIAGARRRFIVGHGRSAAFAHLLDLDLSHGVSQVSLIDGLGTRGIDVLTDVRSTDVLVAFSMRRYRRETAQLAEAFAHRGGAVVAVTDSADSPLVAHCSEAVIVPTNSDSVTDSATGVVAVIHLLTALTTASAKGSRRRLTERESLIHEMGLYI from the coding sequence ATGAGCCCCGAAAGCACCCGCACAGAGCGGGACCTCAGCACCTCCCCGGAGGAAAGCTGGTCCAGCCGCCGCGGCCCGGACAACCCCGCCGCCCGATTCGGCGCCACCCTGTCCCCCCGTGCCTCCGCAAAATCACTGCAGGCCCGACTGATCCGCAAGGAGCGGGAGAACCTGGAACGGGTCTTCGCCGGGATCGAGGACGACGACGCGCTGGCCCGCACGGCCGGTGTCATCGCCGGAGCCCGACGCCGGTTCATCGTGGGCCACGGACGCTCGGCTGCGTTCGCCCACCTGTTGGATCTCGACCTCTCCCACGGGGTCTCCCAGGTGTCCCTGATCGATGGGCTGGGCACCCGTGGGATCGACGTGCTCACCGATGTGCGCAGCACCGATGTGCTCGTCGCCTTCTCCATGCGCCGCTACCGCCGAGAGACGGCACAGCTCGCGGAGGCCTTCGCCCATCGAGGCGGGGCCGTGGTGGCAGTCACCGATTCGGCGGATTCCCCGCTGGTGGCCCACTGCAGCGAAGCCGTGATCGTGCCGACGAACTCTGACTCCGTGACCGACTCCGCCACCGGCGTCGTCGCCGTGATCCACCTGCTGACCGCTCTGACCACGGCAAGCGCCAAGGGCAGCCGCCGTCGGCTGACCGAAAGAGAATCATTGATCCACGAGATGGGACTGTATATCTGA
- a CDS encoding M20/M25/M40 family metallo-hydrolase: protein MDTSSPTAHLDFARDHLEETLELLKRMVETESPTGDAAGVSEVCAQVRELFAEHDPEITEHEGEWGTHLVMDIAGTGSKHADAPVLFVGHADTVWSRGTLESMPFRIEEGIAYGPGSFDMKSGLLIMHQGLRLSTALGQSRPPVRVIVVGDEEIGSPTSRELLLSCAEGVRAVLGFESPHPGGALKVGRLGSTRLRLEVTGRASHAALDPEGGVNAIDELVDQLAGLRGLIASAEAASPGDVLCNIGTVTGGGKTNVVPASASADIGLRFRAPDVEAQVLGAIQDLEPIRSGGELRVRTLSQRPAWQADDADQELLALVEDAAQEVGLDEVGGRPAAGAGDTNYLGSLGLPTLDGFGPDGAGAHADHEQVRIESIPERIALLAALLGRL from the coding sequence ATGGATACCTCATCACCCACGGCTCACCTTGATTTTGCGAGAGATCACCTCGAAGAGACGCTCGAACTTCTGAAACGGATGGTGGAGACAGAGTCTCCGACCGGGGACGCCGCCGGGGTGAGCGAGGTCTGCGCGCAGGTGCGGGAGCTCTTTGCGGAACACGACCCCGAGATCACCGAACACGAGGGGGAGTGGGGCACCCATCTGGTGATGGACATCGCAGGCACCGGGTCGAAGCATGCTGACGCTCCTGTGCTCTTCGTCGGTCACGCCGACACTGTGTGGTCCCGTGGAACTCTCGAGTCGATGCCCTTCCGCATCGAAGAGGGCATCGCCTATGGGCCCGGGTCTTTCGACATGAAGTCGGGATTGTTGATCATGCACCAGGGCCTGAGGCTCAGCACGGCGCTCGGGCAATCTCGGCCCCCTGTCCGGGTGATCGTGGTGGGGGATGAGGAGATCGGTTCCCCGACTTCACGGGAGCTTCTGCTCTCCTGCGCCGAGGGTGTGCGAGCGGTCCTCGGATTCGAGTCCCCCCACCCGGGAGGTGCCCTGAAGGTCGGTCGGCTGGGGAGCACCCGACTGCGACTCGAGGTCACTGGGCGCGCGTCCCATGCGGCGCTGGACCCCGAGGGCGGGGTCAACGCGATCGATGAGCTGGTGGATCAGCTTGCTGGTCTGCGCGGCCTCATCGCCTCGGCGGAGGCAGCCTCTCCGGGAGACGTCCTGTGCAATATCGGGACGGTGACCGGCGGAGGCAAGACCAACGTGGTGCCCGCCTCCGCGTCGGCCGATATCGGCCTGCGGTTTCGCGCCCCGGACGTCGAGGCTCAGGTCCTCGGGGCGATCCAGGACCTGGAACCGATCCGCTCCGGCGGCGAGCTCAGGGTCCGGACGTTGTCCCAGCGGCCGGCATGGCAGGCAGATGACGCCGATCAGGAGCTGCTGGCTCTTGTCGAGGACGCCGCCCAGGAGGTCGGGCTCGATGAGGTGGGAGGTCGACCTGCCGCCGGCGCCGGTGACACGAACTACCTGGGGTCACTGGGACTTCCCACTCTTGACGGATTCGGACCTGACGGCGCAGGCGCCCATGCCGATCATGAACAGGTGCGGATCGAGTCGATCCCCGAGCGCATCGCACTCTTGGCGGCACTGCTGGGCAGGCTCTGA
- a CDS encoding Rv3654c family TadE-like protein, producing the protein MTESLQDQRGSGTVLALGLIMVLLILLGAIQALSLVAASSAQAARGADLSALAGADAARGLTMGDPCAVARALAARNQVELTSCTVTGADGTEVLVQSAVPILPERFLNIETSGLGDLGLISRSTARAGPPPS; encoded by the coding sequence ATGACAGAGTCGCTGCAGGACCAGCGCGGCTCCGGCACGGTCCTCGCGCTGGGGCTGATCATGGTGCTGCTCATCCTGCTGGGGGCGATCCAGGCGTTGAGCCTGGTGGCGGCTTCCTCGGCTCAGGCCGCGCGCGGAGCGGACCTTTCAGCCCTCGCAGGAGCGGATGCCGCCCGTGGACTGACCATGGGAGACCCGTGCGCGGTGGCGCGAGCACTGGCCGCGCGCAATCAGGTGGAGCTCACCAGCTGCACTGTGACCGGCGCGGATGGCACCGAGGTGCTCGTGCAGAGTGCAGTGCCGATCCTGCCGGAGCGGTTTCTGAACATCGAAACCTCTGGTCTCGGGGACCTCGGTCTGATCAGCCGAAGCACCGCGCGTGCCGGACCGCCCCCGTCATGA
- a CDS encoding TadE family type IV pilus minor pilin codes for MRSPSDLRTRVDRGSISAEFALALPAVIMVLLFVISMALQGAAQVSLEEGARAAARELARGEPAATAETAARRVAGEGTAVGISREGRYVTVTLTQPVRLLGWLEIEATLKSDATALVEDSR; via the coding sequence GTGCGCTCTCCTTCTGATCTGCGCACCCGAGTCGACAGGGGTTCGATCAGCGCGGAGTTCGCCCTGGCTCTCCCGGCAGTCATCATGGTGCTGCTCTTCGTGATCTCGATGGCGCTGCAGGGCGCGGCGCAGGTCAGCCTGGAGGAGGGAGCGCGGGCTGCGGCTCGGGAGCTTGCTCGCGGGGAGCCCGCCGCAACCGCTGAAACTGCCGCGCGGCGGGTTGCCGGGGAAGGGACTGCCGTCGGCATCTCCCGGGAAGGTCGCTACGTCACCGTGACCCTCACCCAGCCTGTCCGCCTGCTCGGGTGGCTGGAGATCGAGGCAACCTTGAAGTCCGACGCCACGGCACTGGTGGAGGACTCGCGATGA
- a CDS encoding DUF4244 domain-containing protein — protein sequence MERPQTRNQSLTLEAQQSALPHTGNLRTWGQQIHREEDGLATAEYGIVMLAAVGFAGLLVAVVSSDTARGLLTGIVERALSF from the coding sequence ATGGAGAGACCACAGACGCGAAACCAGTCGCTCACGCTCGAGGCGCAGCAGTCAGCCCTGCCACACACGGGGAACCTGCGCACGTGGGGACAGCAGATTCATCGCGAGGAGGATGGCCTGGCCACCGCGGAGTATGGAATCGTCATGCTGGCGGCAGTCGGGTTCGCGGGGCTGCTCGTGGCCGTGGTGAGCTCGGACACTGCGCGCGGCCTGCTGACCGGCATCGTCGAACGTGCGCTCTCCTTCTGA